Part of the Mycolicibacterium mageritense genome is shown below.
GCAGACCGGACACGGGCTCGCCGGGGCGTCCTGACATCAACGGCGCCAACGGTTCCCGCCCGAACGGCGAAACGGGCAACAACGGGCAACAGACCCACAACGGCAACGACCATCAATCGTCAAGCAACACTTCGACTTCTACCTCGCATTCCTCGTCGGACACCAACAGTCATGCCGGAGTGTCGCAGTCGCAAGACACCTCCGCCGGCTCGCCCGCCACGAGCACCTCACAGGATCCGGTATCGCACACCGCTCCCTCCTCTTCGACGTCCACCAACGGGGACGGTGGCTCGCACAGTGCGTCCGCCACGCACAGTGGTGACAGCGGACCTTCCGGGCCGTCGGAGACCAGCCACGCCCCGGCCGGACAGGACGGCAGCTCGGCCCAGCACGAGGCCGGGCCGACCAAAGAGCCGTCCGGCACTCAGGAGACAACGAGCCAGAACGGAACGCCGACAACCGATTCCGGGCAGCAGGCCCACCACTCCGGCGAGCCGAAGCTCGGCGGTGACCCCACAGAGTCCTCCGGCACCCGCCCGGACACCACGTCTCCCAGCCACCCGACTGACACCAACACCACCGACACCGCAAGTCATACGACGCCCTCGACCCCTACGGACCACACAACCAGCGAGCCACAACCGTCTGCGCCCGTCGCTCAACCGGGCGCATCGACTCCGTCCGCCCCGAGCACACCGTCGATGCCCGGGCCGACGTCACCCAGCAATACCCCGACTCCGACCACACCCGCCAACAATCCGTCGACACCTCAATCAGCCCCTGCCAAGACCAGCCCCACCGATACACCGGCACCTACCGCGCGGCCATCGCTGTCAGACCCCTCGACTGCACATACCTCGACCGAACCCGCGGGAACCCCCGCTGCACGAAGCGCGGAAACCTCTGCCGCACAGGATCGTTCAGGTCAAGAGATCACCGACCAGCAGGACGGACAGCACCACCAGGATCCGGGTTCGAAACCCGAATCGACCATCCCGCCCATCGCCGTGACACCCGTGCTGCCCCACGCCGGTGGCGACAGCACGTCGACACGGACGGGGGGCAACGGCCGACCCGATACGGCGCGTCCCGGGCAGCGGCCCGTCAACGGCGCCGATCGCATCGGTGCCCCGCGTGATCCGGCCGACAATCCGCCGCCGCGCAACGGCGAGCCGCCCGATCGCGATGGCGGCCGCGCACGCCCCAGCGAGGATCCCGACCACTCGAACCACAGCCCGGCCAACCGCGAAACACGCAACCCGGCACAGATTGTCGATGAGCTCGGCCAGCACCGCACCGATCAGGACAACGGCCAGACCGCCGACGTGCATGACGCGGCGCAACGGGTCCGCGATCAGTGGAGCGACCTGACCCAAGCCGAACGCGACGCGGTGATCGCCCAGGAGACCCGGGAAGGACACCGCACGGATCTCGGTGATCTCGACGGCTTGCCGGCCTCGGTGCGCGATGTGCTCAATCGGCACAACCTGGTCGAGGACATGGTTGCCGTCCATCCGCAGCACGCCGATGCGATCCGTGAGTTCGCGCACGCGATGAACGCGCACCTGGCCGATCCCGAGAACGTCGCGCGGCCCGCCCCGGTGCGCAGCGATCAGTTCAACCCGTCCGGCCGGTTGAAACGGCTCGCCTCGTTGTTCTCCGATAGTTCCGAAATTCGCCAATTGGCGCGAAATGCCGACGCGGCGTGGAACGCGGTGTACGGCCATCCCGAGAATGCCTCGCCACGCCAGCTGTACACATACGACCCAACGGCTTTCAACGGCGACGGTCGGATCGCGGTTGCCGTCGGCAATCTCGATACGGCTGCCGCGGTGGCCGTTCACACGCCGGGTATCACCACAACGATCCGCAGCATCGAACTCAATGTCGACAACGCTGAGAACCATCACATCCGAGCACACCAGGAACAGGGTGACTTGGAGACCGCGGTGGTGTCCTGGATCGGCTACGACGCGCCGTCCGGTCATCCGATCAAGCTAGGACGAGAAACCGCGACCCAGCAGTTCGCCGAAGCAGGCGGGCACCGGTTGGCGCACGACGTGGCCGGCATCGTGGGCTCCCGCTCGGACAGTCCGAGTGTCCATCTGTTCGGCCACTCGTACGGTTCGACGACCACTGCGCACGCCGGCGTCGGTGGCCGGCTTGCCGACTACATCAGTACTGTGACGCTGCTCGGCTCCCCTGGCGCCGGACCGCTCACGCACGCACGCGATTTCGGGATCGGTCCGGAGAACGTCTATGTTGCGTCCGCGAGCCGGGATGTCGTCACCTGGACGGGCGCGCACATGGACGGCACGCCGAACAGGGCCAGTACTTACCTGCAGAACCTGAGTACTTCGACCTTCGTAGGCGCTGTGGAGGGCCGCTACGGATCGCTCACGAACCTGGCGCTGGGCGTCTCAAGCCTCGCTGACCGGCTGAGCGGTCGGCTGTCCGGGCTTGGTCAAGGTTTCGATCCGGCGATGTCAGAGTTCGGCGCGAACCGGCTTGCCGCGCAGTACAGTTCGCCCGAACATCTCGGCGGGATCAAACCACACACTCGCTACTTTGCCTCCGAAGAGTTCAACGGCAAAGATCCGATTCTGTTGCGCGACAACCCGAATGCCCGGGTAACCGAATCGCTGGACAACTTCAGCCACATCCTCACCGGCAACACCGACCAGATCAGCCTGGAGACGAATCACCGAGATCCGTCAGCGATGTTCGGCGATCCGGCGCGCACCCGCACGGCCGAACCGGCGTTGGGCTATCCGGCGAACGACTGCGTGCCACGAACCATCGACGGTTTCACCGAACGTCACCCCGGCACCACGGTCCGGCAGGTCGAGGGCGAGTACGGGGATCGTGGTGTCCCGCGGTCGGATTACGAACGGGCCCTTGGCACTCAATTGCGGGACGCAACGCTCGACGACATCATCGCGGCAACCCGCAGAGGCGAGAGCGTCATCGTCGTCGACACCTATCACGCCGACGGGTTGCCCGATGGGCATCCCGGTTCGCACACCTACTCCGTAGAGCCCAATCCCGACGACCCAAGTCGGCCGCTCGTTTACGAGGGCGACGAGCGGACTCCGCGTCCGTGGCCGCCGCAGGGGATCGACCACGTCTCGCACACACAGATCGCGACGTTCCATCCCGACGGCACGCCGACCCATCCGAACACCGACACCACCCACACCCCCCGGGCGGGCGACGGCCAGCGCATCGCCGCGGAACACCGCGATCCGACCGACCTTCCCGCCCACGACCGGACCGACGGCCACGAGTACCCGCCCGATCACATCTCGGACCTGCTCGGCCTGCCTGCCTACCACCCCGGCTCGCTTTCCGATTACGAGGTGCGGTCGGTGTACCTCAACGGCGAGCAGCGGATGCATGCGCTGCACGAGAACCTGGTGCAGCGCGGTGTCGACCCGGAGACACGCGCGCGGGCAATGTTCGAGGCGCGCAACGAACTTCGGTCCTGGGCACGCGAACTGATGAGCGACCGCGCCGGTGCCGAGCGGCTCACGCGGGAGAATCCCAATCACAGCTGGGATGACATCGTCGCCAAATACCGTGAGCGCGGACTGGACGGCGATGACCTGTACAACACCATCGCCGAACGCTCGATGGCGAGCCGGCCGAGCGTCAACGAGAGCCTCGGCCTCGACCCGAACCGGCCACCTCCGCTCCCCGAAGTCCGTGGTGCACCGGATGATCGAATCGGCGCCGAACACCCGGAGTCCGACCACACCCCAACGGGCGAGACGCGGCCACAGTCCGACGAGTCCGGCCACGATACGCACCGGCCGCTCCAAAACACCGATCTGCCGTCGCAATTGCCCACCGACCCGGTGCTACGCGATCAAGTGATCGCAGAGGCCGTCGCCCGCGCCCAAGAGCAGCATCAAGCCAGAGTGGACGAGGTCCAGCGGCTCCGAGATGAGCTCGCAGATCTCGACGCCCGCAGGAGAGCCGCTGATGGTGACGAAGCGGTGCTGAAGCAGGAACTCGATGCCAAGAAGAAGGAGCTGACCCAGGCGCAGTACCGGGCTGACGAATCGCGCGAACTCATTCGCGCGGTCAGTCACGCCGACCATCTGCAAGAGTCGATACAGAGGGAACTGCGTACACCGGCCTCCGACGACACAGCTTTGCGTGAGGTCCGGCAGCGTATCGATGAGGTCCGGCCGGACTCGGATACCCGCCAGGCCGAGATACGCAGGTTGGCATATGAGGCAGCCAGGGTTGAAGCAGAACGCAAAGAGGCTGCCCAAGCTGGCGACGACGCGCGTGCGCGAGAGCTTTCAGATCGTCGCAAAGATCTCAAGGCGGATCTCAAGGCGGCCCGAGCCGAGCTCCGTTACTCCGATGAAAACCTATTGCGGCTCGGTGATGATGAACGCCAGGCGGCTTGGGATCACCAGTCCCCAGAAATGAGGGGACGGCTGCTGGCCGAGCAGATGACAGAGGCAGAGCGACGGTTGGCAAGCCGCTACGCGGAGTTTGTCTCCGGTGATAACGCGCGCAGCGCGGTCGACCTCGCTCGCTCGCAGAACACCGATGTCGCGGTCGCATTGAAACATCTGCGGGAGGTGCAGGATGCGGCCGCTCAAGCCCGTCACATCGATCTAGACGCCGAGATTCGTGCGCGAGTCGATGAAGTAGCCCGGCAGTACATCGAGTCTCGGATACGGACCAACGGTATCGACGACCCGTGGGTGGCCCGTGAGCTGATGTCCAATGACCAGCGGGCACAGCATTGGCCGACCTTGGATCTGCAGCACATCCGGCAAGATATTGCAGACCGACTGGGCCCGGGCTTGGAGTGGCAGTTCGAGCGTCAGATGCGGGGTCTGACCCGCTGCACCGCGGAAGAGGTGGCAGACGCTCTGTCCGTCTTCCACGATGACAAGGTTCATCCGTCGCGTGATGGGAACCTCCCCGCGCGCGAGTCGTTCCAAGCGTCGTTACGCGAACAGCTGCGCGCGGAAGCAGAACGACTTGTGGAAGAAGGCCGCTTAGCCGATCCTGAGCAGTTCCTCAACGAACAAGTCGCATTCGTCATGTCACGGCTGGCGGCGCTGCACGAGCAGGACTGCGCCGGAGGAGGCGCCGACCACATCCCGACCTACGTCGGCCTGCCGGTGCTCGGCGATTCGTCGATCAACTCGTCACTAGGGTCGATCTGGACGCAACAGATTGTCGACCCCGACGGCAACCGAAACAAGCTGTACAAAGCAATTCAAGCGATTGCTCAAGCGCAGATCGATGCTGGGCGTGGTGACGAGCCGCTTGATATCTGGTACACCGATGTCCGGTAGCGATTCCCGCACCGTTAAAAGATCCGCGTGCGTGGGGCTTTCAGGGATCGCAGCCGCGTGAGTTCGGTGGCGGCATCCGCAATCTTGGCGTATTCGACACGGATGTCACCGCCTTCCTGAACACTGGGGTCGAAGGTGTAGATGGTGTCGTGGGTGGTGCGGCCTAACCGCTCGACGATGCGGGGGAACAGATCTTCTTGCAGGTCGTCTCCCTCATCCGGCGGATCGGCGTCTAGAAGAAACTGATTGGCCGGATATTTGAGAATGCTGCTGATATCCATATCGATCCATTTTTGGCCCGCAACGGGTTCCGGTCGGAAAAGAGCGATCATGGACAAAGCGGGATTGATCGTGAGTTTCTGCCCAAGTCCTGGCTTGAAGCACTTCGTCTCCCCGTAGGCCGTGCGGAAGATGGGAATCTGTTCGCCCCGGTAGTCGCCGGGCAGCTCTACGCCGTCGAGCCAGGTGTCGACGATCGGTTGCCAGGCGTGCGGGTCACATACCCAGAGCAGTCCGTTGCCGAACCCGGCGAATCCGATCTCGCGCCACAGGTCAACCATCAACTCGGGCAGTTGATCGCCGTACTCGTCGAAGTAGCTCTGCGGCACCTCGACGGGGTCGATCGGCTCGCCCCATCGGGATATGAAGTTGAGCAGCTCCAGACGCACAGTCGTGTCCCTTCACCTGTTGCGGTCATGCAGGGTCGAACCCCAGCGTAGCCATGCCGCCTGACATGGCCATACATTGAAGTTGTCGACAGAGGTGCCAGCGTCGGCAAGATCAGCTGCAATTGGGGTGTTGCGGCGTACGCGCTGTCAGGTAAGGGTGGGGGAGTGACACGTAGGTGAACTCGTCGACGGGGAGCGAGAGGCCGCATCAGGTCGCGGCACTACAGACATATGCTGAGGAAATGGTGGCTGACGGACACGATGAAACGCCGCGGTGGCAGGTGATCCGACTGGACCAGACGGGCCTGACTGGCACCACCGCACGATTGCTCACCGCCGACCCAACTGACGACGCGGGATGGCCCGCCGACTTGCCGCCCGGGACAACAGAAGTGGTGATCGCCGACGATACGCCCGGGCCACTGCTGACCTTACGCGTGCACCCGGTCGGAGACCCGTCGAAGGTGTCGTACGTCCGGTTCGATCAACTCGCCGTTCGGAGCTGAAGGGAAGACACCGGTGACTGACCCGCAGGAGTTCGATCCCACCCGATATGCGGCGGAGTCGTTGGCCAAGGCGAACATTGGCGGCGTCTCGGCAGAACCGGCCACAGATCCCCAGGCCCTGGTCGACCAGGCAGCCGCGATCGTCGCTCAGGCGGCTCCCGAGGGATGGCGCTCGCTGCACGGTGTCTTCAGCCTCGCCGGGGGAGAAGAGATCGCGAAGGCTGTTGCGGTGTTGGGCGACCGCATTGTCGGTGTACCCGTCGCCCCCGCCGCTGTCGACTTGGTCCGCCGGCAGCGAGAGTCGACCATCGGTGCGCAGGGTCCATGGCTGCGGCTGTTGTTCGATCTCGACAACTCCGGTGAGCTGAAGGTCGCGTTCGACTACGGCGACGTCGAGATTCCGGAAGATCAGCTGCTGTCGGCAGAGGCATACTTGCGGGATTTCGAGACCTATCCTCGCCCGGATGCCCCCGTGTGGCTGTTGGCGCACATGGGAAATGAGGGCCAGCAGACGCGAACACCCGCGCAGGCCTGGGCAGAGGCCGGCACCGAGGGCGTCGGCGTACGGCAATCCGATGATGAGCTGCCGGCGTTCCCAGCGTTGTGGGCTCGAACCGCGGTACTTGCCGCCGTATGCCGTGGCTCCGACGCGCCCGTCGGACCACGCACTGATCCAGCGTTCGCGGTGTACCGCGGTGAAAACGGCGGGTGCACCATCGCCCGGCTGCCCGGAAACCGCGCAGTCGTCTCCGGCGGTCGCGACGACTCGCCGCTGCTCTCGGCCGCCTACAAGGGACTCATCGAGTGGCCCGACCTTTATCGCGGCGCGCCACCCTGGCTACAGAACCTGTACCTGGATCCGCGCGCCGGTCGTGGGCTCCTCTCGTTCTGCTACTGGTGGGCTGGCGAGAACTGGTTTCGGTCCGACCTTCCCCAAGCCGCCACGCTGAGCCCCGACGACCAGAACTGGCAGCCGACGGACGAGATCACTGCCGGAATGCCTGGTCTGTGGACGGCAGAAACCACCGCTGACCTCGTGGCGAACGTTCTCAAGCGCATCGGTGTCGAGTTGACCGACCGCAATGCGTACGCCGCGCTCAACCTGGTGCGTGCCGCGGAGGTCGGCGTCGCGTCCGAGCGGTACCTCAACCGGCTGTTCATCGACGGCGTGCCAGCGAATTTCGATGTGGCCGAGGCGATTTCCCAACTCGACGCCGCAGGTGTCTTGCTGCCGGCATACCCGCCGATCGATGAGGTGACCGCAAAGAACCTCGTCGTGGATTACTGCCTGACG
Proteins encoded:
- a CDS encoding alpha/beta hydrolase; the encoded protein is MGIEIPPGLQWVSYLTGSEWPQGDETAMRRIGDYWRDAASDLSDLIPDLNRVRSETMSVLMGETADAAEEQFAMLFDGDYSVDKLSQAMSALGDLADGAGTEIEYTKLQIITSLAIAAAEIAWALAAAPETFGGSLSLIPPAEAATIMTVRQLVMMLLRQLLRKLGEAMTKTMVRRLLREAAQEIAIGLGQELAIQGFQVAQGNRDGIDWKQAGIVIAASGIGGAVGSPVGEGLTRAMGRSDNPVTNALKGALSGYGAGIAGNVAGTLGTGGDLDAVSIFGGAASSAATGGVHGAKSGSHGNSNNGNGRPDTGSPGRPDINGANGSRPNGETGNNGQQTHNGNDHQSSSNTSTSTSHSSSDTNSHAGVSQSQDTSAGSPATSTSQDPVSHTAPSSSTSTNGDGGSHSASATHSGDSGPSGPSETSHAPAGQDGSSAQHEAGPTKEPSGTQETTSQNGTPTTDSGQQAHHSGEPKLGGDPTESSGTRPDTTSPSHPTDTNTTDTASHTTPSTPTDHTTSEPQPSAPVAQPGASTPSAPSTPSMPGPTSPSNTPTPTTPANNPSTPQSAPAKTSPTDTPAPTARPSLSDPSTAHTSTEPAGTPAARSAETSAAQDRSGQEITDQQDGQHHQDPGSKPESTIPPIAVTPVLPHAGGDSTSTRTGGNGRPDTARPGQRPVNGADRIGAPRDPADNPPPRNGEPPDRDGGRARPSEDPDHSNHSPANRETRNPAQIVDELGQHRTDQDNGQTADVHDAAQRVRDQWSDLTQAERDAVIAQETREGHRTDLGDLDGLPASVRDVLNRHNLVEDMVAVHPQHADAIREFAHAMNAHLADPENVARPAPVRSDQFNPSGRLKRLASLFSDSSEIRQLARNADAAWNAVYGHPENASPRQLYTYDPTAFNGDGRIAVAVGNLDTAAAVAVHTPGITTTIRSIELNVDNAENHHIRAHQEQGDLETAVVSWIGYDAPSGHPIKLGRETATQQFAEAGGHRLAHDVAGIVGSRSDSPSVHLFGHSYGSTTTAHAGVGGRLADYISTVTLLGSPGAGPLTHARDFGIGPENVYVASASRDVVTWTGAHMDGTPNRASTYLQNLSTSTFVGAVEGRYGSLTNLALGVSSLADRLSGRLSGLGQGFDPAMSEFGANRLAAQYSSPEHLGGIKPHTRYFASEEFNGKDPILLRDNPNARVTESLDNFSHILTGNTDQISLETNHRDPSAMFGDPARTRTAEPALGYPANDCVPRTIDGFTERHPGTTVRQVEGEYGDRGVPRSDYERALGTQLRDATLDDIIAATRRGESVIVVDTYHADGLPDGHPGSHTYSVEPNPDDPSRPLVYEGDERTPRPWPPQGIDHVSHTQIATFHPDGTPTHPNTDTTHTPRAGDGQRIAAEHRDPTDLPAHDRTDGHEYPPDHISDLLGLPAYHPGSLSDYEVRSVYLNGEQRMHALHENLVQRGVDPETRARAMFEARNELRSWARELMSDRAGAERLTRENPNHSWDDIVAKYRERGLDGDDLYNTIAERSMASRPSVNESLGLDPNRPPPLPEVRGAPDDRIGAEHPESDHTPTGETRPQSDESGHDTHRPLQNTDLPSQLPTDPVLRDQVIAEAVARAQEQHQARVDEVQRLRDELADLDARRRAADGDEAVLKQELDAKKKELTQAQYRADESRELIRAVSHADHLQESIQRELRTPASDDTALREVRQRIDEVRPDSDTRQAEIRRLAYEAARVEAERKEAAQAGDDARARELSDRRKDLKADLKAARAELRYSDENLLRLGDDERQAAWDHQSPEMRGRLLAEQMTEAERRLASRYAEFVSGDNARSAVDLARSQNTDVAVALKHLREVQDAAAQARHIDLDAEIRARVDEVARQYIESRIRTNGIDDPWVARELMSNDQRAQHWPTLDLQHIRQDIADRLGPGLEWQFERQMRGLTRCTAEEVADALSVFHDDKVHPSRDGNLPARESFQASLREQLRAEAERLVEEGRLADPEQFLNEQVAFVMSRLAALHEQDCAGGGADHIPTYVGLPVLGDSSINSSLGSIWTQQIVDPDGNRNKLYKAIQAIAQAQIDAGRGDEPLDIWYTDVR
- a CDS encoding GAD-like domain-containing protein, yielding MRLELLNFISRWGEPIDPVEVPQSYFDEYGDQLPELMVDLWREIGFAGFGNGLLWVCDPHAWQPIVDTWLDGVELPGDYRGEQIPIFRTAYGETKCFKPGLGQKLTINPALSMIALFRPEPVAGQKWIDMDISSILKYPANQFLLDADPPDEGDDLQEDLFPRIVERLGRTTHDTIYTFDPSVQEGGDIRVEYAKIADAATELTRLRSLKAPRTRIF
- a CDS encoding DUF7161 family protein, which translates into the protein MVADGHDETPRWQVIRLDQTGLTGTTARLLTADPTDDAGWPADLPPGTTEVVIADDTPGPLLTLRVHPVGDPSKVSYVRFDQLAVRS